From Aspergillus fumigatus Af293 chromosome 5, whole genome shotgun sequence, a single genomic window includes:
- a CDS encoding phosducin family protein: MSAQDEFNSLVANNQEKFSTHPEDRDNSDRDSEPASDNNTNHDDHAHFSDSEDFDDTAMGSRTTTYQVPRTKFDANTGPKGVIADAQAFERARKRSFRKTLLGAAGMDYKHHRSNSKSITDDANLLQNSPPDGSASEDEEQFMRKWRESRMQELQNRNLRRASPRRKMYGSVETVDAGGYLDAIEKVSPNTVVVVCVYDPESNVSSLVEDCLDTIARRQPTVRFIKLDHEIAEMDHIDAPALLAYRAGDVFATIVEILKQIPKGRSCSADSLEDLLKLYRIL; the protein is encoded by the exons ATGTCTGCTCAAGACGAGTTCAACAGCCTTGTTGCCAACAATCAGGAGAAGTTCTCCACCCATCCTGAGGATCGAGATAACTCTGATCGCGACTCTGAGCCTGCCTCTGACAACAACACCAACCACGACGACCACGCACACTTTTCAGACTCGGAAGACTTTGACGATACCGCCATGGGTTCACGGACAACCACATATCAGGTTCCCAGGACCAAGTTCGACGCCAACACCGGGCCCAAGGGCGTCATTGCTGATGCCCAGGCCTTCGAACGTGCGCGCAAGCGCTCCTTCCGCAAAACCCTACTTGGTGCCGCGGGAATGGACTATAAGCATCATCGCTCCAACTCCAAGTCGATCACAGATGAtgccaatcttcttcagaacTCGCCGCCGGATGGCTCTGCcagcgaagacgaggagCAGTTCATGCGCAAGTGGCGCGAGTCGCGCATGCAGGAGCTGCAGAACCGGAACCTACGACGTGCCAGTCCCCGAAGGAAGATGTACGGGTCCGTCGAGACGGTGGATGCGGGGGGTTACCTGGATGCTATTGAAAAGGTCTCCCCGAATACGGTCGTGGTGGTGTGTGTGTATGACCCTGAG TCCAACGTCAGCTCCCTCGTGGAAGACTGCCTGGATACCATTGCTCGCAGACAACCAACCGTCCGCTTCATCAAGCTGGACCATGAGATCGCCGAAATGGACCACATTGACGCCCCGGCTCTGCTGGCTTATAGAGCAGGTGACGTCTTTGCTACTATCGTTGAGATTTTGAAGCAGATTCCCAAGGGCCGAAGCTGCAGTGCAGACAGTCTGGAAGATCTACTCAAATT ATACCGGATTCTGTAG